A stretch of the Campylobacter sp. 19-13652 genome encodes the following:
- a CDS encoding P-II family nitrogen regulator gives MKLISAIFQPFKLDAVREALMKLGVRSITVSEVKGFGRQKGHTENYRGSEYEVDFVPKIKVEIAVADGAVDEVVRTILSAAYTGEVGDGKIFITPLDEVVRIRTVERGEEAL, from the coding sequence ATGAAGCTAATAAGCGCGATTTTTCAGCCATTTAAGCTAGACGCCGTGCGAGAGGCACTCATGAAGCTTGGAGTACGGAGTATTACGGTTAGCGAGGTTAAGGGCTTTGGTAGGCAAAAGGGACATACTGAAAATTATCGTGGCAGTGAGTATGAGGTCGATTTTGTGCCAAAGATAAAGGTAGAAATAGCCGTGGCTGATGGTGCTGTTGATGAGGTTGTGCGCACTATTTTAAGTGCTGCGTATACAGGGGAGGTCGGAGACGGCAAGATATTTATCACGCCGCTTGATGAGGTTGTGCGTATACGTACGGTTGAGCGAGGTGAGGAGGCACTTTAG